A genome region from Pseudomonas pergaminensis includes the following:
- the dsbA gene encoding thiol:disulfide interchange protein DsbA, with the protein MRNLILSAALVTASLFGMTAQAADVPLEAGKTYVELANPVPVSEPGKIEVVELFWYGCPHCYAFEPTINPWVEKLPKDVNFKRIPAMFGGPWDAHGQLFLTLEAMGVEHKVHNAVFDAIQKQGKRLTKPDEMADFVATQGVDKDKFLATFNSFAIQGQIKQAKELAQKYGVQGVPTMIVNGKYRFDLGTSGGPEQTLNVADQLIAKERAAK; encoded by the coding sequence ATGCGTAATCTGATTCTCAGCGCCGCTCTCGTCACTGCCAGCCTCTTCGGCATGACCGCACAAGCCGCCGACGTGCCGCTTGAAGCCGGTAAAACCTACGTTGAATTGGCTAACCCGGTTCCGGTCTCGGAGCCAGGCAAGATCGAAGTGGTGGAGCTGTTCTGGTATGGCTGCCCGCATTGCTACGCTTTTGAGCCGACCATCAACCCATGGGTCGAGAAACTGCCTAAAGACGTGAACTTCAAACGTATCCCCGCCATGTTCGGCGGCCCATGGGATGCCCACGGCCAACTGTTCCTGACCCTGGAAGCCATGGGTGTGGAGCATAAAGTTCACAACGCGGTATTCGACGCGATCCAGAAGCAAGGCAAGCGCCTCACCAAACCAGACGAAATGGCTGACTTCGTGGCCACCCAAGGTGTCGACAAGGACAAGTTCCTGGCGACCTTCAACTCCTTCGCCATCCAGGGCCAGATCAAGCAGGCCAAGGAGCTGGCGCAGAAGTACGGCGTGCAAGGCGTACCGACCATGATCGTCAACGGCAAATACCGTTTCGACCTGGGCACCTCCGGTGGTCCTGAGCAAACCCTCAATGTTGCCGACCAGCTGATCGCCAAAGAGCGCGCAGCCAAGTAA
- a CDS encoding c-type cytochrome gives MNKLIVSLLLTLGITGVAVAAEGPLKGDATAGQAKAAVCGACHGPDGNSPAPNFPKLAGQGERYLTKQLHDIKDGKRTVLEMTGLLTNLSDQDLADLAAYFASQKGSVGAADPKLVARGEKLFRGGDLEKGLPACTGCHSPNGAGIAAAGFPHLSGQHATYIAKQLTDFRKEEAGRANDGDAAIMRTIARKLSDEDIAAVSSYIQGLH, from the coding sequence ATGAACAAACTGATCGTGAGTCTGCTGTTGACCTTGGGCATCACAGGCGTTGCCGTCGCTGCAGAGGGCCCCCTGAAAGGTGATGCCACTGCCGGTCAAGCGAAAGCCGCCGTATGTGGTGCCTGCCATGGACCGGATGGTAACAGCCCGGCGCCGAACTTCCCCAAACTGGCCGGCCAGGGTGAACGTTACCTGACCAAGCAACTGCACGACATCAAGGATGGCAAGCGCACGGTCCTGGAAATGACCGGCTTGCTGACCAACCTCAGCGATCAGGACCTGGCAGACCTCGCGGCGTATTTTGCCAGCCAGAAAGGCAGTGTGGGAGCTGCTGATCCGAAACTGGTGGCCCGTGGTGAGAAACTATTCCGCGGCGGCGACCTGGAAAAAGGCCTGCCAGCCTGCACCGGCTGCCATTCGCCCAATGGCGCGGGCATCGCCGCCGCCGGCTTCCCGCATCTGAGTGGCCAGCATGCGACCTACATCGCCAAACAGTTGACCGATTTCCGCAAGGAAGAGGCGGGACGCGCCAACGATGGCGACGCGGCGATCATGCGCACCATCGCCCGCAAGCTGAGTGATGAAGACATTGCGGCGGTCTCCAGCTACATCCAGGGCTTGCACTGA
- the yihA gene encoding ribosome biogenesis GTP-binding protein YihA/YsxC has translation MQLKNPILGLCQQSTFMLSAAKVDQCPDDEGFEVAFAGRSNAGKSSALNTLTHASLARTSKTPGRTQLLNFFKLDDDRRLVDLPGYGYAKVPIPLKLHWQRHLEAYLGGRESLKGLILMMDIRHPMTDFDLLMLDWAVASGMPMHILLTKADKLTYGAAKNTLLKVQSEIRKGWGDTITIQLFSAPKRLGLEEAYTVLAGWMELADKGAEIAE, from the coding sequence ATGCAACTCAAGAATCCCATCCTCGGCCTGTGCCAACAGTCCACGTTCATGCTCAGCGCCGCCAAAGTTGACCAATGCCCCGATGACGAAGGCTTTGAAGTCGCCTTTGCCGGTCGCTCCAACGCCGGCAAGTCCAGCGCGCTGAACACCCTGACTCACGCCAGCCTGGCACGCACCTCGAAAACCCCGGGCCGTACGCAACTCCTCAATTTCTTCAAGCTAGACGATGATCGGCGTCTGGTCGACCTGCCGGGCTACGGTTACGCAAAAGTACCCATCCCGCTGAAGCTGCACTGGCAGCGTCACCTGGAGGCTTACCTGGGTGGCCGAGAGAGTTTGAAGGGTTTGATTCTGATGATGGACATCCGCCATCCGATGACCGACTTCGACCTGTTGATGCTCGATTGGGCTGTCGCCAGCGGCATGCCGATGCATATCCTGCTGACCAAGGCCGACAAGCTGACCTACGGCGCCGCCAAGAACACTCTGCTCAAAGTGCAGTCGGAAATCCGTAAGGGCTGGGGCGATACGATCACCATTCAGCTGTTCTCGGCGCCTAAACGCCTGGGCTTGGAAGAGGCTTACACCGTATTGGCCGGCTGGATGGAGCTGGCAGACAAGGGCGCAGAAATCGCGGAGTAA